The genomic stretch ATGCGCGTACGAGTGCGCCATCAATTCGTTCGCCTTCTTGGTCGCGGCGTAGAGCGACACCGGGTGATCGACGTTCTGGTGCACGGAGAACGGCATGTTGGTGTTCATGCCGTACACCGACGAGGTCGATGCGTAAGTGAGATGTTCGGCGCCGTGATGCCTACACCCTTCGATCACGTGCAGAAATCCCACCACATTGCTTGCGATGTAGGAGTGCGGGTGCGTCACCGAGTACCGCACCCCTGCCTGCGCAGCCAGATGGATCACCCGCGGAAATCGCTCTGCCGTGAAGAGCGATTCGACGGCCTCCCTGTCGGCGATATCGGCTTTCACGAAGCGGAAGGCTGCGTGCTGTGCGAGCCGGTCGAGCCGTGTCTGCTTCAGGGCGGGGTCGTAGTAGGGCGACAGATTGTCGAGTCCAACGACCTCATCGCCGCGTGCGAGGAGCCGCTCGCTGACATGGTACCCGATGAATCCGGCAGCGCCGGTGACCAGATGCTTCATGATGGTGTATCCGCCTCGAATGAATCGGTCTCACGCGTCCGGACGTCGAGCCCTTCGCGTCGCAACTGTTCGGCCCGCCACGGCTCGAGCCGGACGTCGACGGTGAGCTGCTGGCCATCGACCGATTGGCCGAGCACATCACCGACCCGGTGCAGGAAGCCGAGCCGCTTTCCATCGCTGGGATCCAGCAGGACCCGTACCACAGGACGGATCGCCTCGGCGCGGCCTCGAAGCTCCGCCTTGAGGGGCTGCAACCCGTCGGTTCGCATCGTGGTCGTGAAAATCGCCCCGGGATGGCGCGAGCGTGCCAGTTCGGCAAAGGCGACAGGATCGGGGAGTGCGTCGAGCTTGTTGAAGACCAGCAATGTCGGCCGTTCGGCGAGTCCCAATTCACCGAGTACCTCGTCGACCGTGCGCATGTGATCTTCCCATTCAGGATGTGACGCGTCCGCGACATGGAGGAGAATATCGGCCGTTCCGGCTTCCTCGAGCGTGGCGCGGAACGAGGCGACCAGGTGATGGGGGAGCTTGCGGATGAAACCGACCGTGTCGCTGACGCGGACGCGGAGGTTGTCGCCCAGATCGACCTCGCGGGTCAGCGTATCGAGCGTGGCGAACAGCCGGTCTTCGACGAAGATGTCGTGTTCGCCCGAGAGCG from Gemmatimonadales bacterium encodes the following:
- a CDS encoding NAD-dependent epimerase encodes the protein MKHLVTGAAGFIGYHVSERLLARGDEVVGLDNLSPYYDPALKQTRLDRLAQHAAFRFVKADIADREAVESLFTAERFPRVIHLAAQAGVRYSVTHPHSYIASNVVGFLHVIEGCRHHGAEHLTYASTSSVYGMNTNMPFSVHQNVDHPVSLYAATKKANELMAHSYAHLYRLPVTGLRFFTVYGPWGRPDMALFLFTRAILEGRPIDVFNHGKMRRDFTYIDDIVEGVIRASDRVARPDPDWSGDDPDPATSSAPYQLYNIGNNEPAELMDFIGALERSLGKTAEKRFLPMQPGDVPATCADVSDLVRDCGFHPGTPIEVGVARFVEWYREYHKV
- the hflX gene encoding GTPase HflX → MIELTPPRERVVIVAAPRKGSPDAQKVTEHIEELARLVDTAGADIVGQLTQQIASGNPATLIGEGKVEELRDLLAQVKGTLVVFDEELTPAQGQSLEEILGTRVMDRAEIILDIFSTRARSSEAKLQVELAQLKYLLPRLTRMWTHLSRTRGGIGLRGPGETQLETDRRMIRNKIALLGEKLQAVARHRETIRSGRTPLLSAALVGYTNAGKSSILRALSGEHDIFVEDRLFATLDTLTREVDLGDNLRVRVSDTVGFIRKLPHHLVASFRATLEEAGTADILLHVADASHPEWEDHMRTVDEVLGELGLAERPTLLVFNKLDALPDPVAFAELARSRHPGAIFTTTMRTDGLQPLKAELRGRAEAIRPVVRVLLDPSDGKRLGFLHRVGDVLGQSVDGQQLTVDVRLEPWRAEQLRREGLDVRTRETDSFEADTPS